A section of the Deinococcus taeanensis genome encodes:
- a CDS encoding ferritin-like domain-containing protein → MSNTINRRRFLGTAGAVGATTLLASCAPAMSVPKPNLDGTIFNFALNLEYLEAAFYLAATGRLQELDAAGGDSSKVILPAGFTGRNGDGVKFASADVRAYANEIATDELAHVRVIRKVLGLSAVAQPTLDLGPAFVAAGKAASGGAIANFNPFANDLFFLHGAFVFEDVGVTAYKGAARLLSDDSAGGNLENAAGILAVEAYHAGMIRTLLYQQRDTQVTASLKVSDVVQAISNLRDSVDGPLDTDQGILDANGMANIVLADSNAIAYSRTPRQVGNIVFLGVNATKGGFFPDGLSGDFSKILAL, encoded by the coding sequence ATGAGCAACACCATCAACCGCCGCCGTTTCCTGGGTACCGCTGGTGCCGTTGGCGCCACCACCCTGCTCGCCAGCTGCGCGCCCGCCATGAGCGTCCCCAAACCCAACCTCGACGGGACCATCTTCAACTTCGCGCTGAACCTGGAGTACCTGGAAGCGGCGTTCTACCTCGCCGCCACGGGTCGCCTCCAGGAGCTGGACGCCGCAGGCGGCGACAGCAGCAAGGTGATCCTCCCCGCCGGCTTCACCGGTCGCAACGGTGACGGCGTGAAGTTCGCTTCCGCCGACGTCCGCGCCTATGCCAACGAGATCGCCACCGACGAGCTCGCCCACGTGCGGGTCATCCGCAAGGTGCTGGGCCTCAGCGCCGTGGCGCAGCCCACGCTGGACCTCGGCCCGGCCTTCGTCGCGGCCGGCAAAGCCGCGTCCGGCGGAGCAATCGCCAACTTCAACCCGTTCGCCAACGACCTGTTCTTCCTGCACGGCGCGTTTGTCTTCGAGGACGTGGGCGTCACCGCGTACAAGGGCGCCGCACGTCTCCTCAGCGACGACTCGGCCGGCGGGAACCTGGAGAACGCGGCAGGCATCCTGGCCGTCGAGGCGTACCACGCCGGCATGATCCGCACCCTGCTGTACCAGCAGCGCGACACGCAGGTCACGGCGTCCCTGAAGGTCAGTGACGTGGTGCAGGCCATCAGCAACCTGCGCGACAGCGTCGACGGCCCACTGGACACCGACCAGGGCATCCTGGACGCCAACGGCATGGCGAACATCGTCCTGGCCGACTCCAACGCAATCGCGTACAGCCGCACGCCGCGTCAGGTCGGGAACATCGTGTTCCTGGGTGTGAACGCCACCAAGGGCGGCTTCTTCCCCGACGGCCTCAGCGGCGACTTCAGCAAGATCCTCGCGCTGTAA
- a CDS encoding aminopeptidase, which yields MTPFQENLARYAELLVRTGVNLPHGGKVRIVAPVEATELTRLVVRAAYRAGAADVRVTYSDPHLDLALFEDGSDDAVNFLPGWHAREREAMVEDGYASIAIVGEDPALLAGVNPTRVAARSKLAAQAMRRVSAATGSFQVNWTVAAMATPAWAARVYPDLPADEAVTRLWQDIFTVTRADQPDPVAAWAEHLARLERLTAFLNARQYAAVHLRSELGTDLLVGLAERHVWQGGAETARNGVRGVPNLPTDEVFTAPHRDRVDGWAVASKPLSARGQLIEGIRVRFEGGRAVELHAQRGEDTLRQLIGTDEGAAHLGEVALVPASAPVAQTGTLFLNTLFDENAASHIALGRCYPTNVQGGTDPEVLRAAGGNGDSLIHVDWMIGTPGTDVDGVTADGAREPLMRAGEWVVGSPSIRQQ from the coding sequence ATGACCCCCTTTCAGGAGAACCTCGCGCGGTACGCCGAGCTGCTCGTCCGGACCGGCGTGAACCTGCCCCACGGCGGCAAGGTGCGCATCGTGGCGCCTGTCGAAGCGACCGAACTTACCCGTCTGGTCGTGCGCGCCGCGTACCGCGCCGGCGCCGCGGACGTGCGCGTCACGTACAGCGACCCGCACCTTGACCTCGCGCTGTTCGAGGATGGCAGCGACGACGCTGTGAACTTCCTGCCCGGCTGGCACGCCCGGGAGCGCGAGGCCATGGTGGAGGACGGGTACGCGTCCATCGCTATCGTCGGTGAGGACCCGGCGCTGCTGGCTGGCGTGAATCCCACGCGGGTCGCGGCACGCAGCAAACTCGCGGCGCAGGCCATGCGGCGCGTCAGTGCGGCCACCGGCAGCTTCCAGGTGAACTGGACGGTGGCTGCCATGGCGACCCCCGCGTGGGCGGCGCGCGTCTACCCGGACCTGCCGGCCGATGAGGCGGTCACGCGGTTGTGGCAGGACATCTTCACCGTTACGCGCGCCGATCAGCCTGACCCGGTCGCCGCGTGGGCCGAGCACCTCGCGCGCCTGGAACGGCTGACGGCGTTCCTGAACGCCAGACAGTACGCCGCCGTGCACCTGCGCAGCGAACTGGGGACGGATCTCCTGGTGGGTCTCGCGGAGCGGCACGTGTGGCAGGGCGGCGCGGAAACCGCGCGCAACGGCGTGCGCGGTGTCCCGAACCTGCCCACCGACGAGGTGTTCACCGCCCCGCACCGCGACCGCGTGGACGGTTGGGCCGTTGCGAGCAAACCGCTCAGCGCGCGGGGCCAGCTGATCGAAGGCATCCGTGTTCGCTTTGAGGGCGGCCGGGCGGTGGAGCTTCACGCGCAGCGCGGCGAGGACACCCTGCGGCAGCTGATCGGCACGGATGAGGGCGCCGCGCATCTGGGTGAGGTGGCGCTGGTGCCCGCCTCCGCGCCGGTCGCCCAGACCGGCACGCTGTTCCTGAACACCCTGTTCGACGAGAACGCCGCGTCGCACATCGCCCTGGGCCGCTGCTACCCCACCAACGTGCAGGGCGGCACCGACCCCGAGGTGCTGCGCGCCGCGGGCGGCAACGGGGACAGCCTGATTCACGTGGACTGGATGATCGGAACGCCCGGCACCGATGTCGACGGCGTCACCGCGGACGGCGCCCGCGAGCCCCTGATGCGCGCCGGCGAGTGGGTGGTGGGCTCCCCGTCAATCCGGCAGCAATGA